The proteins below come from a single Cannabis sativa cultivar Pink pepper isolate KNU-18-1 chromosome 3, ASM2916894v1, whole genome shotgun sequence genomic window:
- the LOC133036110 gene encoding uncharacterized protein LOC133036110 has product MCFEIVRDCWESGGDDSLPSKLARCADKLSIWGKEVTGNFKVRTSRCKKEIQRLANKRDTASIQRHKEVKEELFHVLDQKESFWMQRSKQLWLKEGDHNSSYFHKAATTRKRHNKIVTLKNDNGVRVGWDNGLAQVMIDYFSTLFQASNSTCQEVVDSVNSSVPSFVHEELRMFVSEKEVKKAIFQMHPDKSPGPDGMTPAFYHKCWSIVGRDVVRAVQRFFSTGEFDPGCSKAKIVLIPKKKNLKDMTQLRPIALCNVV; this is encoded by the coding sequence ATGTGCTTTGAAATTGTAAGGGATTGTTGGGAAAGTGGGGGTGATGATAGTTTGCCAAGTAAGTTGGCTCGGTGTGCAGATAAGTTGAGTATTTGGGGGAAGGAGGTGACTGGAAATTTCAAAGTTCGTACTTCCCGTTGTAAGAAAGAGATTCAAAGATTGGCTAATAAAAGGGACACTGCCTCTATTCAGCGTCACAAAGAAGTAAAGGAGGAGTTGTTTCATGTTCTTGATCAGAAAGAATCCTTTTGGATGCAGCGTTCTAAACAGCTTTGGTTGAAAGAAGGTGATCATAATAGCAGCTATTTTCATAAGGCTGCCACAACTAGGAAGAGACATAACAAAATTGTTACTTTGAAGAATGATAATGGAGTCCGTGTAGGTTGGGATAATGGGCTTGCTCAAGTGATGATTGACTACTTCTCAACTTTATTTCAAGCTTCTAATTCGACTTGTCAAGAAGTGGTTGATAGTGTCAATAGCTCGGTTCCTAGCTTTGTTCATGAGGAGTTGCGTATGTTCGTTTCTGAAAAGGAGGTTAAAAAGGCAATTTTTCAGATGCATCCAGACAAAAGTCCTGGCCCGGATGGTATGACACCTGCTTTTTACCATAAATGTTGGAGCATTGTGGGCCGTGATGTTGTAAGGGCTGTTCAGAGATTCTTTTCGACAGGGGAGTTTGATCCGGGTTGTAGCAAAGCTAAGATTGTGTTGATTcctaaaaagaaaaatctgaagGATATGACTCAACTTAGGCCTATCGCCTTGTGTAATGTGGTGTAA